The Parambassis ranga chromosome 1, fParRan2.1, whole genome shotgun sequence genome includes a region encoding these proteins:
- the aars2 gene encoding alanine--tRNA ligase, mitochondrial yields MMLKTVFRRLRTFGGPPGLLSAGSARSFGGCPPELSASQIRSTFLDFFREKHEHLVVPSSPVRPRGDPSLLFVNAGMNQFKPVFLGTVDPRCEMASYRRVVNSQKCVRAGGKHNDLDDVGRDLYHHTFFEMLGNWSFGDYFKEEACQMAWSLLTEHYGIPADRLYVSYFGGDAASGLPADEETRQIWLDVGVPPGRLLPFGLKENFWEMGDSGPCGPCTEIHYDYVGGRDAAVLVNADSPEVVEIWNLVFMQYNREADHSLRQLPQLSVDTGMGLERLVSVLQGKRSNYDTDLFAPLLHAIQQRSQVRPYGGRTGAADTGQVDLAYRVVADHIRTLSVCIADGVHPGMSGAELVLRRILRRAVRFSVEVLQAPQGALASLVPTVAHILGDAYPELHREASRIVDIINESEAHFLSSLQQGSRLIQRTLSRKDYTQEVFPASVVWSLHRDLGFPLDLVDLMLEERGVQVNRQELDRLIKENNKVAVELRSGGPAPGMLDVLSLAELQRLGVPHTDDDLKYRYSLEHGRYVFPACSATVLALYTGQTLVSEVTEGTHCGVILDQTCFYSEQGGQSHDRGYFTRDGLQDVVYSVDTVFQVGGYVVHQVTAADSLKTGDQVQLHLDQAHRLSCMVKHTATHILNFALRKVLGPSVQQRGSHVSADRLRFDFSVKGPLSVSQLQQIESCVNNIVSANQVVHSQEVPLQRARTISGLRTVDEVYPDPVRVVSVEVPASALLDGMMDREMSVELCCGTHLLQTGAIEDLVIVSERQMVKGISRIVAVTGEEAMRAREMGQVLSQDVDSLSTRLSGSSPSCLESAQRLAKEVGILSDAVDNTPIPQWQRRELQGRLRALQRSSNTAVRKLETREAAVRAQDLLKKNSRKDVLVDLVETDSLSVVMKTVNHLSAAVPLSHVMLLAHQRHSGKVLCACQVPKGSPSLTASDWAVAVCRRLGGSAGGSVVVAQGTGSSRDIREALSWAEEFACQKTQQ; encoded by the exons ATGATGTTAAAGACAGTCTTCCGGAGACTCCGGACCTTTGGCGGGCCGCCGGGCCTCCTGTCTGCCGGCTCAGCTCGCTCGTTCGGCGGCTGTCCTCCGGAACTGTCCGCCTCGCAAATCAGGAGCACATTTCTGGACTTCTTCCGGGAGAAACACGAGCATCTGGTGGTCCCGTCCTCCCCGGTCCGGCCTAGAGGGGACCCCAGCTTGCTGTTCGTCAACGCCGGCATGAACCAG ttTAAGCCGGTCTTCCTGGGGACAGTGGACCCTCGCTGTGAGATGGCCTCTTACCGCCGTGTGGTCAACAGCCAGAAATGTGTCCGAGCCGGCGGCAAACACAATGACCTGGACGATGTGGGCAGAGACCTGTACCACCACACCTTCTTTGAGATGCTGGGAAACTGGTCCTTTGGAGACTACTTCAAG GAGGAGGCGTGTCAAATGGCGTGGAGCCTCCTCACAGAGCATTATGGAATCCCTGCCGACAGGCTGTACGTATCTTATTTTGGGGGGGACGCTGCGTCGGGTTTGCCGGCAGATGAGGAGACCCGACAGATCTGGCTGGACGTAGG GGTCCCTCCTGGTCGCCTACTACCATTTGGCCTGAAGGAGAATTTCTGGGAGATGGGGGACTCAGGCCCGTGCGGCCCCTGCACTGAGATCCACTACGACTACGTAGGGGGTCGAGATGCTGCGGTGCTCGTCAATGCTGACAGTCCAGAGGTGGTAGAGATCTGGAACCTGGTCTTCATGCAGTATAACAG gGAGGCGGACCACAGTCTGCGGCAGCTGCCACAGCTTAGCGTGGACACTGGGATGGGACTGGAGCGGCTGGTGAGCGTCCTACAGGGAAAGCGATCGAACTACGACACCGACCTGTTCGCCCCGCTGCTGCACGCCATCCAGCAG aggTCGCAGGTTCGGCCATATGGTGGCAGGACCGGCGCAGCAGACACAGGGCAGGTGGACTTGGCCTACAGAGTCGTTGCTGACCACATCCGGACTTTATCGGTCTGCATCGCCGACGGTGTTCATCCGGGAATGTCAGGCGCCGA gttGGTGTTGAGGAGGATCCTGAGGCGGGCGGTCCGGTTCAGCGTGGAAGTCCTTCAGGCTCCTCAAGGAGCACTGGCCAGCTTGGTTCCAACTGTTGCACACATTCTG GGTGACGCGTATCCAGAGCTGCACAGGGAGGCCAGCAGG ATTGTGGACATCATCAATGAGAGCGAGGCTCACTTCCTGTCGTCTCTGCAGCAGGGCAGCAGGCTGATCCAGCGCACACTCAGCAGGAAGGACTacacacaggaggtcttcccCG CCTCGGTGGTCTGGTCTCTGCACAGGGACCTGGGTTTTCCTCTGGACCTGGTGGACCTCATGCTGGAGGAAAGGGGAGTTCAGGTGAACCGGCAGGAGCTGGATCGCCTGATCAAAGAGAACAACAAG GTGGCGGTGGAGCTGCGGTCGGGTGGCCCGGCCCCAGGGATGCTGGACGTCCTGAGCCTGGCTGAGCTACAGCGCCTCGGGGTCCCTCACACTGACGATGACCTCAAATACCGGTACAGCCTGGAACATGGCCGCTATG tgTTCCCAGCATGCAGTGCGACAGTCCTGGCCCTGTATACCGGTCAGACTCTTGTGTCAGAGGTCACCGAGGGGACACACTGTGGGGTCATCCTGGACCAGACCTGCTTCTATTCTGAGCAGGGGGGGCAATCACATGACCGAGGCTACTTCACCAGGgatggactgcag GATGTGGTGTACTCTGTGGACACAGTGTTCCAAGTGGGGGGGTACGTGGTCcatcaggtgactgctgctgacAGTCTGAAGACTGGAGACCAAGTCCAGCTGCACCTGGACCAG GCCCACAGACTGTCCTGCATGGTGAAGCACACGGCCACTCACATTCTGAACTTTGCTCTAAGGAAGGTTCTGGGTCCTTCCGTTCAGCAGCGAGGATCTCATGTGTCAGCTGACCGCTTGCGCTTCGACTTCAGTGTGAAG GGCCCTCTGAGCgtctctcagctgcagcagatagaaTCATGCGTTAACAACATCGTGTCGGCTAATCAGGTCGTCCACAGCCAGGAAGTCCCTCTGCAAAGAGCCAGGACCATCAGCGGACTGAGGACAGTGGACGAG GTGTACCCGGACCCTGTGCGGGTTGTGTCAGTGGAGGTGCCGGCCTCTGCACTGCTGGACGGCATGATGGACAGAGAGATGTCTGTAGAGCTCTGCTGTGGAAC tCACCTGCTGCAGACCGGAGCCATTGAGGACTTGGTCATCGTCTCAGAGAGACAGATGGTGAAGGGCATCAGTCGCATTGTCGCTGTGACGGGAGAGGAAGCGATGCGG GCCCGGGAGATGGGTCAGGTTTTGTCTCAGGATGTGGACTCACTGTCAACCAGACTGTCaggctcctccccctcctgccttGAGTCCGCCCAGCGCCTCGCTAAGGAAGTCGGCATCCTCTCTGAT GCTGTAGATAACACCCCCATCCCCCAGTGGCAGCGCAGGGAACTGCAGGGTCGACTCAGAGCcctgcagaggagcagcaacacCGCCGTCAGGAAGCTGGAGACAAGAGag GCCGCAGTAAGAGCCCAGGATCTGTTGAAGAAGAACAGCAGGAAGGACGTGCTGGTGGACTTGGTGGAAACAGACTCTTTGTCG gtggTGATGAAAACGGTGAACCACTTGAGTGCGGCAGTTCCGCTGAGTCATGTAATGCTGCTCGCTCACCAGAGGCATTCTGGGAAGGTGCTCTGTGCCTGCCAGGTTCCAAAG GGCTCTCCGTCCCTCACAGCCTCTGATTGGGCAGTAGCGGTGTGTCGTCGCCTTGGGGGGAGTGCTGGAGGGTCAGTGGTGGTTGCCCAGGGAACGGGGAGCAGCAGAGACATTAGAGAAGCCCTGAGCTGGGCTGAGGAGTTTGCctgccagaaaacacagcaatga
- the LOC114442642 gene encoding uncharacterized protein CXorf40 homolog gives MSVQVRCLSFRQPYAGLVLDGVKTVESRWRPVLAPLQNQTLAVHVAWRDWEGAEWREVLSARLGMDQDQIRVLLESGERFGRGVVAGLVDVGCTWLCPASLQQEELQHLEDSAVLVGLQEKHLTQLFNPRWLKEPLSARGDRDLWTVEIPAELLP, from the exons ATGTCGGTGCAGGTGCGGTGCCTGTCGTTCCGGCAGCCGTATGCCGGCCTGGTTCTGGACGGGGTGAAAACGGTGGAGAGCCGGTGGCGGCCTGTGCTGGCCCCGCTGCAGAACCAAACCCTGGCAGTCCACGTTGCCTGGCGGGACTGGGAGGGGGCGGAGTGGAGAGAGGTACTGAGCGCCCGGCTGGGGATGGACCAGGATCAGATCCGAGTGTTATTGGAGTCTGGGGAGAGATTCGGCCGAGGAGTGGTGGCAG gACTGGTGGACGTGGGCTGCACCTGGCTCTGCCCCGCCTCCCTGCAACAGGAGGAGTTACAGCACCTGGAGGACTCGGCCGTCCTGGTTGGCCTTCAGGAGAAACACCTGACCCAGCTGTTCAACCCCCGCTGGCTGAAGGAGCCGCTGAGCGCCCGCGGAGACCGCGACCTCTGGACTGTGGAGATACCTGCTGagctgttgccatga
- the alg13 gene encoding putative bifunctional UDP-N-acetylglucosamine transferase and deubiquitinase ALG13, protein MQKGLKKYFVNMDEYLSSLGLYRKMVARDASSLFRAVSEQLFFSQNYHQKIRLDCANFMRASRCDFEPFVEGSFEKYLERLEDPKETAGHVEIKALSQLYRRCFVIYRYPGKPPTVISDDDFVEKVTLCCSINGHYDIIYPRSYPASAAFCQSLLYELLYTQVFGLEELELCQAMETFRVGGRRYRNSPSVCSDVDIGYDIPEDRGHKEEVEAGGAAEEKSRAVIDDSKPPAEAPPPCRLTLPYKVMKSLDGDVYRNLEFDVWQDTCKEMQKTDYMVFAGRQYFLGDKCQVRLEPKGKYYNAFIQEVGTHSAAVTVFIEELGEKHLVPLTDLKPVNPVPAWNVAAPTRKGDLDPDSRGQRHRHRYFRKSRGSNGVKGVEVLMPPPGPAPSALPPRFQPAGHPRLPPPPSAGAMTYDPYAPPHHHPPSARPRYGASRSSTRFLNRHLIGPQLTYFHPARRYYHDYESYAFRSRRSRRQLAATLNKECQFGFSAEAVEEPADLDAAIAYYQLDEAGDTVFSPMPAPAVAPPPTLGTPPPTPGSSFRVQRSSGPHTPAPPPGNPSVCSSEEDQEESSTVEDQVEYTEGYIYSTQDPSYQTSGTYTVAEPSTNQDEQEVGMVDSPTRLDVNFSYAQQVVKPLAVICSSPSSSSSSSPSSPSSRVTAAGHLPAAALTQTRSVAMAIPAASPWLVNEMGEPLCSVVAPPPYSYDPNGSDLPRDCRVLQYYFNLGVQWYHQSSWQQQVYSPATLEAPYSYQHYPPYQSQDSPLHAASQSYSETGRGSHQPPSSPYPESYRSTDGQADGHGNGPVPSLDSSSASIGPVPPGPAPSSALLYPDQTPIPHPQLLHLPYEAPPHATYLNSAPPPTHPNHLPHHSTYHPCLPPSAHWGSVSTGGHTPRVYCPPTPAHVVGYITAPPPHHTAPHFIPPTM, encoded by the exons ATGCAGAAAGGTCTGAAGAAGTACTTCGTCAACATGGACGAGTACCTGTCCAGTCTGGGCCTGTACCGCAAGATGGTGGCACGAGACGCGTCCAGTCTGTTCAGAGCCGTGTCCGAACAG ttgtttttttcccagaaCTACCACCAGAAGATCAGACTGGACTGTGCGAACTTCATGAGAGCCAGCAGGTGTGACTTTGAGCCG tttgttgAAGGCTCTTTTGAGAAATACCTGGAGCGTCTAGAGGATCCGAAG gagaCGGCGGGTCATGTGGAGATCAAAGCTCTGTCTCAGCTCTACAG GCGCTGCTTCGTGATCTATCGTTACCCAGGGAAACCACCCACGGTGATCTCAGATGATGACTTTGTGGAGAAG GTGACACTTTGTTGCTCCATCAACGGTCACTATGACATCATTTACCCAAGGAGTTACCCCGCTTCTGCTGCGTTCTGCCAGT ctctttTGTACGAGCTGCTCTACACACAGGTGTTTGGGTTGGAGGAGTTGGAGCTCTGTCAGGCCATGGAGACCTTCAGGGTTGGAGGTCGTCGCTATAGAAACAGTCCATCAGTGTGCAGCGATGTTGACATTGGCTACGACATACCTGAGGATCGAggacacaa ggaggaggtggaggcaggtggagctgctgaggaGAAATCCAGAGCAGTGATCGACGACTCAAAg CCTCCTGCAGAGGccccgcccccctgcagactgACCCTGCCTTACAAAGTGATGAAGTCTCTAGACGGAGACGTCTACAGAAACCTGGAGTTTGACGTTTGGCAGGACACCTGCAAAG agatgCAGAAAACGGACTACATGGTGTTTGCAGGGAGGCAGTACTTCCTGGGAGACAAATGTCAG GTGCGTCTCGAACCGAAGGGGAAGTACTACAACGCCTTCATCCAGGAAGTGGGAACCCACTCGGCGGCTGTGACTGTGTTCATCGAGGAGCTAGGAGAGAA ACACCTGGTCCCTCTGACTGACCTGAAACCAGTCAACCCGGTACCTGCCTGGAATGTGGCTGCTCCCACCAGAAAAGGAGACCTGG ACCCGGACTCTCGTGGTCAGCGTCATCGCCATCGGTACTTCAGGAAGTCCCGAGGCAGCAATGGGGTGAAGGGGGTGGAGGTGCTGATGCCACCACCTGGCCCTGCCCCCTCTGCCCTGCCCCCCCGCTTCCAGCCAGCAGGCCACCCTCGTCTTCCACCTCCACCATCCGCTGGAGCCATGACCTACGACCCCTATGCCCCCCCCCATCACCACCCCCCTTCAGCCAGACCTCGCTACGGGGCCTCcag AAGCTCCACCCGTTTCCTGAACCGTCACCTGATTGGTCCACAGCTGACATATTTCCATCCTGCCAGGCGATATTATCACGACTATGAAAGCTATGCCTTCAGGTCACG CCGAAGTCGGCGGCAGCTTGCAGCTACTCTGAATAAGGAGTGCCAGTTTGGGTTCTCGGCGGAGGCGGTGGAGGAGCCAgctgatctggatgcggccatcGCATACTACCAGCTGGACGAAGCAGGTGACACCGTCTTCTCTCCAATGCCG GCCCCAGCTGTGGCTCCGCCTCCTACACTGGGaaccccaccccctacccccgGCTCCTCCTTCAGGGTTCAGAGAAGTTCGGGGCCCCACACACCTGCACCTCCACCTGGAAACCCCTCCGtctgctcctcagaggaggaccaggaggagTCGAGCACCGTGGAGGACCAGG tggaaTACACAGAGGGCTACATCTACAGCACGCAGG ATCCGAGCTACCAGACATCAGGAACGTACACTGTGGCCGAGCCCTCCACCAACCAG GACGAGCAGGAAGTGGGCATGGTTGACTCTCCGACAAGGCTGGATGTGAATTTTAGCTACGCCCAGCAG GTGGTGAAGCCGCTTGCCGTCATCtgctcctcaccctcctcctcctcctcctcctcgccttcATCGCCGTCATCCCGGGTTACTGCTGCGGGTCACCTGCCAGCTgctgcactcacacagacacgctCAG TTGCCATGGCGATTCCAGCTGCCTCCCCCTGGTTGGTTAATGAAATGGGCGAGCCGCTTTGCTCTGTGGTAGCTCCGCCCCCTTACTCCTATGACCCTAACGGCAGTGATTTACCCAGAG aCTGCAGAGTCCTCCAGTATTACTTCAATTTGGGAGTCCAG TGGTACCATCAGAGCTcgtggcagcagcaggtctacTCCCCCGCCACCCTTGAGGCCCCTTACTCCTACCAGCACTACCCCCCCTACCAAAGCCAGGATTCCCCACTGCACG CTGCCTCCCAGTCCTACTCTGAGACCGGTCGGGGCTCCCATCAGCCCCCCTCTTCCCCCTACCCAGAATCTTACAGGTCAACAGATGGACAAGCGGACGGACATGGCAACG GCCCCGTCCCCTCCCTCGACAGCTCCTCTGCTTCCATCGGCCCTGTCCCTCCAGGCCCCGCCCcttcctctgctcttctgtACCCTGATCAGACGCCCATCCCCCATCCCCAACTTTTGCACCTTCCTTATGAAGCTCCACCCCACGCTACCTACCTGAACTCAGCCCCTCCCCCTACTCACCCCAACCACCTCCCCCATCACTCTACCTACCACCCATGCCTCCCCCCCTCTGCCCACTGGGGCTCTGTCTCCACTGGAGGTCACACCCCACGAGTTTACTGCCCGCCAACCCCTGCCCATGTAGTCGGTTACATCACTGCCCCACCCCCTCACCACACGGCTCCACACTTCATCCCCCCAACCATGTGA